The Montipora capricornis isolate CH-2021 chromosome 3, ASM3666992v2, whole genome shotgun sequence genome window below encodes:
- the LOC138039826 gene encoding craniofacial development protein 2-like produces MIRNLSLRQRLHLLLELLYGECALKIACSTYSWLENRVQQDHRYSGRNTYKLQFATWNVRTLLDNHEHTDHPERRTALVSLELKRFQVDIAALQETRRPGTGQLSEQGGGYTFYWQGRPEGQPRIHGVGFAIRSELTKYVTSRPHGVNERIMKMRLSLDKDQGATVICAYAPTLDAEEETKEVFYATLNNILADIHKDDKIIILGDFNARVGRDHALWKGTIGREGVGNCNANGVLLLTFCAEHQLVITNTIFRQKNKFKTTWQHPRSKHWHLIDFVIVRARDQGDVQITKSITSADDCWTDHRLVRSSFALKLHHMKRHIAKQPKKRLDVERLKDPALLEELQLALRQSLASVHGNDVEEFWQALKAVILSSSEATIGYSTRKHQDWFDENDYVIEELIDGKRKAFCTWQNDPTNETKRSAYHNIWAEVQRRIRHKKDQWWTAKAEQLQGLADKGDTRGFFQCYQNNLRTQHTWGDAH; encoded by the coding sequence atgattagaaatctttctttgaggcagaggttacatcttttgcttgagctgttgtacggcgaatGTGCCCTAAAAATAGCCTGTTCCACCTACTCCTGGCTGGAAAACCGCGTCCAGCAGGATCACCGTTATAGCGGTCGAAATACCTACAAATTACAATTTGCAACTTGGAATGTTCGTACCCTCCTAGATAACCACGAACATACTGACCATCCTGAAAGAAGAACTGCCTTGGTATCCCTCGAACTGAAGCGTTTTCAGGTTGATATTGCTGCCCTTCAAGAAACCCGAAGACCTGGAACTGGACAACTAAGTGAGCAAGGGGGAGGATATACCTTCTACTGGCAAGGAAGGCCAGAGGGCCAGCCCCGAATACATGGTGTTGGATTCGCAATTCGGAGCGAACTGACCAAGTATGTCACCTCTCGTCCCCATGGCGTTAACGAACGCATCATGAAAATGCGTCTTTCTCTGGATAAGGATCAAGGTGCTACTGTCATCTGCGCATATGCACCAACCCTAGACGCTGAAGAGGAGACGAAGGAAGTCTTCTATGCAACACTCAATAACATCCTAGCGGACATCCACAAAGATGACAAGATCATTattcttggtgattttaatgcAAGGGTCGGAAGAGATCACGCTCTCTGGAAGGGGACCATCGGCAGAGAAGGGGTCGGGAATTGCAACGCTAATGGAGTACTTCTGCTTACTTTTTGCGCGGAGCACCAGCTAGTTATCACGAACACCATATTCCGCCAAAAGAACAAATTTAAAACTACCTGGCAACACCCAAGATCTAAACACTGGCATTTGATTGACTTTGTCATCGTCCGAGCACGTGACCAGGGCGATGTCCAAATCACGAAATCAATCACTAGCGCAGATGACTGTTGGACAGATCATCGTCTTGTACGCTCGAGCTTTGCCCTGAAACTACATCACATGAAACGGCATATAGCAAAACAACCGAAAAAGAGACTAGATGTTGAAAGACTGAAAGATCCGGCGCTGCTTGAAGAACTGCAGCTTGCTCTCCGTCAGTCCCTTGCCTCCGTTCATGGCAATGACGTTGAGGAATTTTGGCAGGCTCTGAAAGCAGTCATCCTCTCAAGTAGCGAAGCCACGATTGGCTACAGCACCAGGAAACACCAGGATTGGTTTGATGAAAACGATTACGTCATTGAAGAGCTCATAGACGGAAAGAGGAAAGCCTTTTGCACTTGGCAAAATGACCCTACGAATGAAACCAAACGCTCTGCCTATCACAACATATGGGCAGAGGTCCAAAGGCGGATTCGCCATAAGAAAGATCAGTGGTGGACCGCTAAGGCAGAACAACTTCAGGGCCTTGCAGACAAAGGAGATACCCGTGGTTTTTTTCAGTGCTACCAGAACAATCTTCGGACCCAGCACACGTGGGGAGACGCCCATTAA
- the LOC138042145 gene encoding uncharacterized protein, with amino-acid sequence MEYSNYFVVCGYKRYKVLTEMRKVMSLTQEESLHARERETISHIPLVTTYNPHTMFIAGVANRHWHFLQSKERLAHIFRERPLIAYSRPKSLRDTLVSTTLKRKTPDNCSSISGRCGPCNKPRCSWCNHINKASTFAGIKNWKVFDILHSVDCHSSWVIYIIECNICKLQYVGKSETLFNIRLNNHRNHIKKGVSSCELTQHFLYNTQSHNFDNDVTITIIEQIKRDEMVMEKKREVLQEGNILAIKAKYSTA; translated from the exons ATGGAATATTCCAATTATTTTGTCGTGTGTGGCTATAAGAGATACAAGGTCTTGACAGAAATGCGAAAAGTAATGTCGCTAACACAGGAAGAGAGTTTACACGCCAGGGAAAGGGAAACCATAAGTCACATTCCCCTAGTAACGACATACAACCCCCACACCATGTTCATTGCTGGAGTAGCGAACAGACACTGGCACTTTCTTCAATCGAAAGAAAGATTGGCCCATATTTTTCGCGAACGACCTTTGATTGCATATAGTCGACCCAAAAGTCTCCGAGATACACTTGTGAGTACCAccttgaaaaggaaaacacctGATAATTGCTCCAGCATAAGTGGGAGGTGTGGTCCTTGCAACAAACCAAGGTGCAGCTGGTGTAATCACATAAACAAGGCATCAACCTTTGCAGGGATAAAAAATTGGAAGGTCTTCGATATACTCCACTCAGTGGATTGTCATTCTTCTTGGGTCATTTACATCATTGAATGCAATATTTGCAAGTTACAGTATGTTGGAAAGAGCGAGACACTCTTTAACATCCGTCTCAACAATCACAGGAACCACATTAAAAAAGGAGTCAGTAGCTGTGAACTCACCCAGCATTTTCTTTACAACaccca AAGCCATAACTTTGATAATGACGTGACAATTACGATCATCGAACAAATAAAACGAGATGAAATGGTCATGGAAAAGAAAAGGGAAGTACTTCAAGAGGGAAATATTCTGGCAATAAAGGCTAAATACTCTACAGCCTAA